In one Pseudomonas sp. SCA2728.1_7 genomic region, the following are encoded:
- the znuC gene encoding zinc ABC transporter ATP-binding protein ZnuC, protein MSNALIRLEQVAVTFAGQTVLDNIELSVEPGQIVTLIGPNGAGKTTLVRAVLGLLKPDSGSVWRKPKLRVGYMPQKLHVDPTLPLSVLRFLRLVPGVDRPRALGALKEVGAEHVIDSPVQSVSGGEMQRVLLARALLREPELLVLDEPVQGVDVAGQAELYSLITRLRDRHGCGVLMVSHDLHLVMSTTDQVVCLNRHVCCSGHPEQVSGDPAFVELFGKNAQSLAVYHHHHDHAHDLHGSVVKGPVTGQPHVHGDNCKHG, encoded by the coding sequence ATGAGCAATGCGCTGATCCGTCTGGAGCAGGTCGCCGTCACATTTGCCGGGCAGACCGTGCTGGACAACATCGAGCTGAGTGTCGAGCCGGGGCAGATCGTCACCCTGATCGGTCCCAACGGCGCCGGCAAGACCACGCTGGTGCGCGCCGTGCTGGGCCTGTTGAAACCGGACAGCGGCAGCGTCTGGCGCAAGCCGAAACTGCGCGTTGGCTACATGCCGCAAAAACTCCACGTCGATCCGACCCTGCCGCTTTCGGTGCTGCGCTTTCTGCGGCTGGTGCCGGGCGTTGATCGTCCGCGTGCGCTGGGCGCATTGAAAGAAGTTGGCGCCGAACACGTTATCGACAGCCCGGTGCAAAGCGTTTCCGGCGGTGAAATGCAGCGTGTGCTGCTCGCTCGGGCGCTGCTGCGTGAACCGGAACTGCTGGTGCTCGATGAGCCGGTACAAGGCGTCGACGTTGCCGGCCAGGCCGAGCTGTACAGCCTGATCACTCGTCTGCGCGATCGCCATGGTTGCGGCGTGTTGATGGTGTCCCACGATTTGCATCTGGTGATGAGCACCACCGATCAGGTGGTCTGCCTCAACCGTCACGTCTGCTGCTCCGGGCATCCCGAGCAGGTCAGCGGCGATCCGGCGTTTGTCGAACTGTTCGGCAAGAACGCGCAGAGCCTAGCGGTCTATCACCACCATCACGACCACGCTCACGACCTGCACGGCTCCGTCGTCAAAGGGCCGGTAACGGGTCAACCCCACGTTCACGGAGACAACTGCAAGCATGGCTGA
- a CDS encoding Fur family transcriptional regulator: MPITPIASRPHDHSHCVHSALSEADTLCAQKGLRLTALRRRVLELVWQSHKPLGAYDILAVLSEQDGRRAAPPTVYRALDFLLENGLVHRISSLNAFVGCVHPEHAHQGQFLICRDCHAAIELEQKVISDAIINSAKDVGFIVEAQTVEVVGLCSGCQGA; the protein is encoded by the coding sequence ATGCCTATTACACCGATTGCCAGCCGTCCCCACGACCACTCTCATTGCGTGCACAGCGCTTTGTCCGAGGCCGATACCTTGTGCGCCCAGAAAGGCTTGCGCCTGACCGCGTTGCGCCGCCGGGTGCTGGAATTGGTGTGGCAGAGCCACAAACCGCTGGGCGCCTACGACATTCTTGCCGTGTTGAGCGAGCAGGACGGCCGCCGCGCCGCGCCGCCGACCGTGTACCGTGCGCTGGATTTCCTTCTGGAAAACGGCCTGGTGCACCGCATCTCCTCGCTCAACGCCTTTGTCGGCTGCGTGCATCCGGAACACGCGCATCAGGGCCAATTCCTGATCTGCCGCGATTGCCACGCCGCCATCGAGCTTGAACAAAAAGTGATCAGCGACGCGATCATCAACAGCGCCAAAGACGTTGGTTTCATTGTCGAAGCGCAGACCGTCGAAGTCGTCGGCCTGTGCTCCGGTTGCCAGGGGGCTTGA
- a CDS encoding zinc ABC transporter substrate-binding protein ZnuA, with protein MSRLFSVFVAFVASFLLIGSAQAEVKVLTSIKPLQLIAAAVQDGVAIPEVLLPPGASPHNYALRPSDVRKVQSVDLLYWIGPDMEGFLPRVLSSRTLPSVAVQDLPGMKLRRFAEDSHSHAEDADEHDHDHRPGTLDAHLWLSPVNARVIADKMAADLSAADPANAERYQSNAKTFDERLDALDQRLKKRLASVEGKPYFVFHEAFDYFEEAYGLKHAGVFSVAAEVQPGAQHVAAMRKRLQEVGKTCVFSEPPLRPRLAETLVAGLPVKLAELDALGGYTPATAQGYEQVLEKLGNDLAGCLESL; from the coding sequence GTGTCCCGACTTTTTTCTGTTTTTGTGGCTTTTGTCGCCAGTTTCCTGCTGATCGGTTCGGCTCAGGCCGAGGTCAAAGTCCTCACCAGCATCAAACCGTTGCAGCTGATTGCAGCGGCCGTGCAGGACGGCGTGGCGATTCCCGAAGTGCTGCTGCCGCCGGGTGCTTCGCCACACAATTACGCCCTGCGCCCATCCGACGTACGGAAGGTGCAATCGGTGGATCTGCTCTACTGGATCGGCCCGGACATGGAAGGTTTCCTGCCACGCGTACTGAGCAGTCGTACGCTGCCGAGCGTCGCGGTGCAGGATTTGCCGGGGATGAAGCTGCGGCGTTTTGCTGAGGACAGCCACTCCCACGCCGAAGACGCCGACGAGCATGATCACGATCATCGTCCGGGCACACTGGATGCACATTTGTGGCTATCGCCGGTCAACGCGCGGGTGATTGCCGACAAAATGGCCGCAGACCTCAGCGCCGCCGACCCGGCTAACGCCGAGCGTTATCAGAGCAATGCCAAAACATTCGACGAGCGTCTGGACGCGCTGGATCAGCGTTTGAAGAAGCGTCTGGCCAGTGTTGAAGGCAAGCCGTACTTCGTCTTCCACGAGGCGTTTGATTACTTTGAAGAAGCTTATGGCCTGAAGCATGCCGGTGTGTTCAGCGTGGCCGCCGAAGTGCAGCCCGGTGCGCAGCATGTTGCGGCGATGCGCAAGCGCTTGCAGGAAGTGGGCAAGACTTGTGTGTTCAGTGAGCCGCCATTGCGGCCGCGTCTGGCGGAGACGCTGGTGGCGGGTTTGCCGGTGAAACTGGCTGAGCTGGATGCGTTGGGCGGGTACACCCCGGCGACGGCTCAGGGCTATGAGCAGGTGCTGGAGAAGTTGGGTAACGATTTGGCGGGATGCCTGGAATCGTTGTAA
- a CDS encoding homoserine kinase: MSVFTPLARPELETFLAPYGLGRLLDFQGIAAGSENTNFFISLEQGEFVLTLVERGPVQEMPFFIDLLDVLHEADLPVPYALRTTDGVALRELKGKPALLQPRLSGKHIKVANAQHCAQVGELQAHLHLATQGERMIKRKTDRGLDWMLEEGTEFLSHLSDEPRALLQKALDEITERKDKILALPRANIHADLFRDNAMFEGTHLTGLIDFYNACSGPMLYDVAIALNDWCSDEEGLIDGPRARAFLGAYAALRPFTAAEAELWPTMLRVACVRFWLSRLIAAEQFAGQDVLIHDPQEFEQRLAQRQQVSTPLPFAL, encoded by the coding sequence ATGTCTGTGTTCACTCCCCTGGCTCGGCCCGAGCTGGAAACCTTTCTCGCCCCTTACGGGCTTGGCCGTCTGCTTGATTTCCAGGGGATCGCCGCCGGCAGCGAAAACACCAATTTCTTTATAAGCCTGGAGCAGGGCGAATTCGTCCTGACCCTGGTCGAGCGCGGCCCGGTGCAGGAGATGCCGTTCTTCATCGACCTGCTCGACGTGTTGCATGAAGCCGACTTGCCGGTGCCTTACGCACTGCGCACCACCGACGGCGTGGCGTTGCGTGAGCTGAAAGGCAAGCCGGCACTGTTGCAACCGCGCCTGTCCGGCAAGCACATCAAGGTCGCCAATGCCCAGCATTGCGCGCAGGTCGGCGAGTTGCAGGCGCATCTGCACCTGGCGACCCAGGGCGAGCGCATGATCAAGCGCAAGACCGATCGTGGCCTCGACTGGATGCTGGAGGAGGGCACGGAGTTTCTTTCGCACCTGAGCGATGAACCGCGTGCCTTGCTGCAAAAGGCGCTGGATGAAATCACCGAGCGCAAAGACAAGATTCTTGCGCTGCCTCGGGCGAACATTCATGCGGATCTGTTTCGCGACAACGCGATGTTCGAAGGCACGCACCTGACCGGGCTGATCGACTTCTACAACGCCTGCTCAGGGCCGATGCTGTACGACGTGGCGATTGCCTTGAACGACTGGTGTTCGGACGAGGAAGGTTTGATCGATGGCCCACGTGCCCGCGCGTTTCTCGGCGCCTATGCGGCGTTGCGACCGTTTACGGCGGCGGAGGCTGAGTTGTGGCCGACCATGCTGCGCGTGGCGTGTGTGCGGTTCTGGCTGTCGCGGTTGATCGCGGCGGAGCAGTTCGCCGGGCAGGACGTGTTGATTCACGATCCGCAGGAGTTTGAGCAGCGCTTGGCGCAGCGGCAGCAGGTCAGTACACCGTTGCCTTTCGCCCTTTAA
- a CDS encoding DUF2782 domain-containing protein yields the protein MRTLNRLLLVGLIAVSPMAAMAADDAPASEPEVTINTHTEGDKVIQEYSRSGFVYAIKVTPKGGKPYFLVRADGTDANYIRSDQPDMLIPSWEIFTWK from the coding sequence ATGCGTACGTTAAATCGCTTGCTGCTGGTCGGTCTGATTGCTGTCTCACCTATGGCCGCGATGGCGGCGGATGATGCGCCTGCCTCGGAGCCGGAAGTTACGATCAACACGCACACGGAAGGCGACAAGGTCATCCAGGAATACAGTCGCAGTGGCTTCGTCTATGCGATCAAGGTCACGCCAAAGGGTGGCAAACCGTATTTCCTGGTGCGCGCCGATGGCACGGACGCGAACTACATTCGCTCCGACCAGCCGGATATGCTGATTCCGTCGTGGGAAATCTTTACCTGGAAGTAA
- the polA gene encoding DNA polymerase I: MSQAPLVLVDGSSYLYRAFHALPPLTTSKGLPTGAVKGVLNMLKSLRKQYPDSPFAVVFDAKGGTFRDEMYAEYKANRPSMPDDMRVQIEPLHQSVIALGFPLLCVEGVEADDVIGTLARSSAAADRPVVISTGDKDMAQLVDGHITLVNTMSGSSMDVEGVKEKFGVAPEQIIDYLALMGDSSDNIPGVPGIGPKTASGLLVGVNGGLTELYANLDIVPTLPIRGAKTLPAKLEEHKEMAFLSYQLATIKVDVPLDVELDDLQMGAEDPAKLYELYSLLEFKSWINDLDRDAKRLELSAASEPAPAGDLFSAPAEEAPAAPAEAAYETILDQARFDVWLEKLKNAKLFAFDTETTGIDAQQAQLVGLSFAVQANEAAYIPLTHSYIGVPEQLDRDTVLRALKPILEDPSKLKVGQHAKFDMNILANCAIGGDQNNGITVRGIAFDTMLESYVLNSTATRHDMDSLAQKYLDHTTVSFQDIAGKGAKQLTFDQIALEQAGPYAAEDADITLRLHQTLFEKLSAIPSLASVLTDIEIPLVPVLARIERQGAFVDAELLGIQSIELGNKMVALEREAFEIAGEEFNLGSPKQLGVILYEKLGLPVLKKTAKGQPSTAEEVLAKLAEDDHRLPKVLMEHRSMSKLKSTYTDRLPEQINPRTGRIHTSYHQAVASTGRLSSSDPNLQNIPVRTAEGRRIRQAFVAPKGYKLLAADYSQIELRIMAHLSKDEGLMNAFRNNLDVHTATAAEVFKVELNEVTSDQRRGAKAINFGLIYGMGAQKLGKDIGVDTKTAKAYIDTYFARYPGVREYMERTRAQAADQGYVETFFGRRLYLPEINSNKPQERAAAERTAINAPMQGTAADIIKKAMVAVDNWLATSGLDAKVILQVHDELVLEVREDLVDQVSAEIRVHMSEAAKLDVPLLVEVGVGNNWDEAH, encoded by the coding sequence ATGAGCCAAGCCCCCCTCGTCCTGGTGGACGGTTCGTCTTACCTGTACCGCGCGTTTCACGCGCTGCCACCACTGACCACTTCCAAAGGCCTGCCGACCGGTGCGGTCAAAGGCGTGCTGAACATGCTCAAGAGTCTGCGCAAGCAGTACCCGGACAGCCCGTTCGCCGTGGTGTTCGACGCCAAGGGTGGGACATTTCGCGATGAGATGTACGCCGAATACAAAGCCAATCGCCCAAGCATGCCCGACGACATGCGCGTGCAGATCGAGCCGCTGCACCAGAGCGTGATCGCCCTCGGTTTCCCGCTGCTGTGCGTGGAAGGCGTCGAGGCCGACGACGTCATCGGCACCCTCGCCCGCAGCAGCGCGGCGGCGGATCGCCCGGTGGTTATCTCCACCGGCGACAAGGACATGGCGCAACTGGTCGACGGCCACATTACCTTGGTCAACACCATGTCCGGTAGCTCGATGGACGTGGAGGGCGTTAAGGAGAAATTTGGCGTCGCACCGGAGCAGATCATCGATTATCTGGCGCTGATGGGCGATTCGTCCGACAACATTCCGGGCGTTCCGGGCATCGGCCCGAAAACTGCCTCCGGCCTGTTGGTCGGGGTCAATGGCGGCCTCACCGAGCTGTACGCCAATCTCGACATCGTCCCGACCCTGCCGATTCGCGGCGCGAAAACCCTGCCGGCCAAGCTCGAAGAGCACAAGGAGATGGCGTTCCTCTCCTATCAACTGGCGACCATCAAAGTCGACGTGCCGCTGGACGTCGAACTCGACGACCTGCAAATGGGCGCGGAAGACCCGGCCAAGCTCTACGAGCTGTACTCGCTGCTGGAATTCAAAAGCTGGATCAACGATCTGGATCGCGACGCCAAACGTCTGGAACTGAGCGCAGCCAGCGAGCCTGCGCCGGCTGGCGATCTGTTCAGCGCGCCAGCAGAGGAAGCGCCCGCCGCGCCTGCTGAAGCCGCGTACGAAACCATCCTCGATCAGGCGCGTTTCGACGTCTGGCTGGAAAAACTGAAGAACGCCAAACTGTTCGCCTTCGATACTGAAACCACCGGCATCGACGCACAGCAGGCGCAACTGGTCGGTCTATCGTTCGCCGTGCAGGCCAACGAAGCCGCGTACATCCCGCTGACCCACTCCTACATCGGCGTGCCGGAACAGCTGGATCGCGACACCGTGCTGCGCGCACTCAAGCCGATTCTCGAAGACCCGAGCAAACTCAAGGTCGGCCAGCACGCCAAGTTCGACATGAATATTCTGGCCAACTGCGCCATCGGTGGCGACCAGAACAACGGCATCACCGTGCGCGGCATCGCCTTCGACACGATGCTTGAGTCCTACGTGCTCAACTCCACCGCCACCCGTCACGACATGGACAGCCTCGCGCAGAAGTACCTGGATCACACCACCGTGAGCTTCCAGGACATCGCCGGCAAAGGCGCCAAGCAGCTGACCTTCGACCAGATCGCTTTGGAACAAGCCGGCCCGTACGCCGCCGAAGACGCCGACATCACCCTGCGTCTGCACCAGACCTTGTTCGAAAAACTCAGCGCCATTCCGAGCCTGGCCAGCGTGCTGACTGACATCGAAATCCCGCTGGTGCCGGTGCTGGCGCGTATCGAACGCCAAGGCGCGTTTGTCGACGCTGAGCTGCTCGGCATCCAGAGCATCGAGTTGGGCAACAAAATGGTCGCGCTGGAGCGCGAAGCGTTCGAGATCGCCGGGGAAGAATTCAATCTCGGCTCGCCGAAGCAACTGGGCGTGATTCTCTACGAGAAACTCGGCCTGCCAGTGCTGAAGAAGACCGCCAAAGGTCAGCCGTCCACTGCTGAAGAAGTGCTGGCGAAACTTGCTGAAGACGATCACCGCTTGCCGAAGGTGCTGATGGAGCACCGTTCGATGAGCAAGCTGAAAAGCACCTACACCGATCGCCTGCCGGAGCAGATCAACCCGCGCACCGGGCGTATTCACACCTCGTATCATCAGGCTGTAGCGTCGACCGGTCGCTTGTCCTCCAGCGATCCAAACCTGCAGAACATCCCGGTGCGTACCGCTGAAGGCCGGCGCATCCGTCAGGCCTTCGTCGCGCCAAAGGGCTATAAATTGCTGGCGGCGGACTATTCGCAGATCGAGCTGCGGATCATGGCGCACCTGTCCAAGGACGAAGGCCTGATGAACGCCTTCCGCAACAATCTGGACGTGCATACCGCGACCGCAGCCGAAGTGTTCAAGGTCGAGCTCAACGAAGTGACCTCCGACCAGCGCCGTGGCGCCAAGGCGATCAACTTCGGCCTGATCTACGGCATGGGCGCGCAGAAGCTCGGCAAGGACATCGGCGTCGACACCAAGACCGCCAAGGCTTACATCGACACCTACTTCGCCCGCTATCCGGGGGTTCGCGAATACATGGAGCGCACCCGCGCGCAGGCGGCGGATCAGGGTTATGTCGAGACCTTCTTCGGTCGTCGCCTGTACCTGCCGGAAATCAACTCGAACAAGCCGCAGGAGCGCGCCGCCGCCGAGCGCACGGCGATCAACGCGCCGATGCAAGGCACGGCGGCCGACATCATCAAGAAAGCCATGGTGGCGGTGGATAACTGGCTGGCGACGTCGGGGCTGGACGCCAAAGTCATCCTGCAGGTGCACGATGAACTGGTGCTGGAGGTTCGCGAGGATCTGGTCGACCAGGTCAGCGCCGAGATTCGCGTGCACATGAGCGAAGCGGCGAAGCTGGATGTACCGCTGCTGGTCGAAGTGGGTGTGGGCAACAATTGGGATGAGGCTCACTGA
- the yihA gene encoding ribosome biogenesis GTP-binding protein YihA/YsxC produces MQLKNPILGLCQQSTFMLSAAKVDQCPDDEGFEVAFAGRSNAGKSSALNTLTHASLARTSKTPGRTQLLNFFKLDEDRRLVDLPGYGYAKVPIPLKMHWQRHLEAYLGGRESLKGLILMMDIRHPMTDFDLLMLDWAVAAGMPMHILLTKADKLTYGAAKNTLLKVQSEIRKGWGDLVTIQLFSAPKRMGLEEAYTVLAGWMELADKGAEAAE; encoded by the coding sequence ATGCAACTCAAGAATCCCATCCTCGGCCTGTGCCAACAGTCCACGTTCATGCTCAGTGCCGCCAAAGTCGATCAATGCCCTGACGACGAAGGCTTCGAAGTGGCGTTTGCCGGTCGTTCCAACGCCGGCAAATCCAGCGCACTGAACACTTTGACTCACGCCAGCCTGGCGCGTACCTCGAAAACCCCGGGTCGCACACAGCTGTTGAACTTCTTCAAGCTAGACGAAGATCGCCGTCTGGTCGACCTGCCGGGCTACGGTTACGCAAAAGTACCGATCCCGCTGAAGATGCACTGGCAGCGTCACCTTGAGGCTTACCTCGGTGGCCGTGAGAGTTTGAAGGGTTTGATTTTGATGATGGACATCCGTCATCCAATGACCGACTTCGACCTGTTGATGCTCGACTGGGCCGTTGCGGCCGGCATGCCGATGCACATCCTGCTGACCAAGGCCGACAAGCTCACCTACGGCGCAGCCAAGAACACCCTGCTCAAAGTGCAGTCGGAAATCCGCAAGGGTTGGGGCGACCTGGTCACCATCCAGCTGTTCTCGGCGCCAAAACGCATGGGCCTGGAAGAGGCCTACACTGTACTGGCCGGCTGGATGGAACTGGCTGATAAGGGTGCCGAGGCGGCTGAGTAA
- a CDS encoding c-type cytochrome: MTKWLLAAGVLMPLYSAQATQDPEAVYNRVCGACHSGQLPMAPERGDQEAWTPRLAKGMGTLVQHVTQGFKAMPPRGLCMDCSAEDYQAIILWMSE, from the coding sequence ATGACGAAATGGCTGCTGGCTGCCGGAGTCTTGATGCCGCTTTACAGCGCACAGGCTACACAGGATCCGGAAGCTGTGTACAACCGTGTTTGTGGTGCCTGTCATTCCGGCCAACTACCCATGGCGCCCGAAAGAGGCGATCAGGAAGCTTGGACGCCGAGGTTGGCGAAAGGTATGGGGACGCTGGTGCAACACGTGACCCAGGGTTTCAAGGCGATGCCGCCGCGTGGTTTGTGCATGGACTGCAGTGCCGAGGATTACCAAGCCATCATCCTGTGGATGAGCGAGTAA
- a CDS encoding c-type cytochrome, with protein MNKLIVSLLLTVGISGFAHAAGDAAAGQAKAAVCGACHGPDGNSMAPNFPKLAGQGERYLTKQLHDIKSGKRTVLEMTGLLTNLSDQDLADIAAYFASQKGSVGAADPKIVARGEALFRGGNLAKGLPACTGCHSPNGAGNAAAGFPHLGGQHAQYIAKQLTDFRKEEGGRNNDGDTMTMQTIAKRLSDEDIAAVSSYIQGLH; from the coding sequence ATGAACAAATTGATCGTGAGTCTGCTGTTGACCGTGGGAATCTCAGGCTTCGCCCATGCTGCCGGTGATGCCGCAGCAGGCCAGGCAAAAGCCGCCGTATGTGGAGCCTGCCATGGCCCGGACGGCAACAGCATGGCGCCAAACTTTCCGAAACTGGCCGGTCAAGGTGAACGCTACCTGACCAAGCAACTGCACGACATCAAGTCGGGCAAGCGCACCGTTCTGGAAATGACCGGGCTGCTGACCAACCTGAGCGATCAGGACCTGGCCGACATCGCCGCCTACTTCGCCAGCCAGAAAGGCAGCGTCGGCGCCGCCGATCCGAAGATCGTCGCGCGCGGTGAAGCGCTGTTCCGTGGCGGCAACCTCGCCAAGGGCCTGCCAGCCTGCACCGGTTGCCACTCGCCGAACGGCGCCGGCAACGCCGCTGCCGGTTTCCCACACCTGGGTGGCCAACACGCTCAATACATCGCCAAGCAACTGACCGATTTCCGCAAGGAAGAAGGCGGCCGCAACAACGACGGCGACACCATGACCATGCAAACCATCGCCAAACGCCTGAGCGACGAAGACATCGCAGCGGTCTCCAGCTACATTCAGGGTCTGCACTAA
- a CDS encoding thiol:disulfide interchange protein DsbA/DsbL — translation MRNLIISAALVAASLFGVTAQAAEAPAAPYVELANPVPVAEPGKIEVVELFWYGCPHCYAFEPVINPWVEKLPSDVNFVRIPAMFGGPWDAHGQMFLTLEAMGVEHKVHNAVFNAIQKEHKKLTDKNDMADFLATQGVDKDKFLATFDSFAIKGQIVKARELAKKYEITGVPTMIVNGKYRFDIGSAGGAEQALQLADQLVAKERAATKAAAN, via the coding sequence ATGCGTAATCTGATCATCAGCGCCGCTCTCGTCGCTGCCAGCCTGTTCGGCGTGACCGCTCAAGCCGCCGAAGCACCTGCCGCCCCTTACGTGGAACTGGCCAACCCGGTGCCGGTTGCAGAGCCTGGCAAAATCGAAGTGGTCGAGCTGTTCTGGTACGGCTGCCCGCATTGCTACGCGTTTGAGCCGGTGATCAACCCATGGGTTGAAAAACTGCCCTCCGACGTCAACTTCGTGCGCATCCCGGCCATGTTCGGCGGCCCGTGGGACGCTCACGGTCAAATGTTCCTGACCCTGGAAGCGATGGGTGTCGAGCACAAGGTTCACAACGCCGTGTTCAACGCAATCCAGAAAGAACACAAGAAGCTGACCGACAAGAACGACATGGCTGACTTCCTCGCCACCCAAGGCGTGGACAAGGACAAGTTCCTCGCCACCTTCGACTCGTTCGCCATCAAAGGTCAGATCGTAAAAGCTCGCGAACTGGCCAAGAAGTACGAAATCACTGGCGTGCCAACCATGATCGTCAACGGCAAGTACCGCTTTGACATCGGCTCTGCCGGTGGTGCCGAGCAAGCGCTGCAACTGGCTGACCAACTGGTCGCCAAAGAGCGAGCGGCAACCAAGGCTGCTGCCAACTAA
- a CDS encoding endonuclease/exonuclease/phosphatase family protein codes for MRRWKSERIVGLHDPQVNEHHLESTGLPADQRLRLLSFNIQVGISTERYRHYLTRSWQHLLPHTGRSGNLQKIGDLLGDFDLVALQEADGGSLRSGYVNQVEHLAQLGAFPYWYQQLNRNLGRLAQHSNGVLSRLKPSAIEDHPLPGPKGRGAILLRFGEGPEALVVVMMHLALGARTRSLQLAYIRELIGGYKHQVLMGDMNTHASDLLQHSPLRDLGLLAPQVEATFPSWRPQRCLDHILLSPTLTLEKVEVLAQPISDHLPVAVEIRLPGSLTADALPALSPAPRGTPE; via the coding sequence ATGCGCCGCTGGAAGTCTGAACGCATCGTTGGCCTGCATGATCCGCAGGTCAACGAGCATCACCTGGAGTCCACGGGTCTGCCCGCAGACCAGCGTTTGCGTCTGCTCAGTTTCAATATCCAGGTCGGCATCAGCACCGAGCGCTATCGGCATTACCTGACCCGTAGCTGGCAGCACCTGCTGCCGCACACCGGGCGCTCAGGCAATCTGCAAAAGATCGGTGACTTGCTGGGCGACTTCGATCTGGTCGCTCTGCAGGAAGCCGATGGCGGCAGCCTGCGTTCGGGCTACGTCAATCAGGTCGAACATCTGGCGCAACTCGGCGCCTTTCCCTACTGGTATCAACAACTCAATCGCAACCTCGGCCGACTCGCTCAGCACAGCAATGGCGTGCTCAGTCGTCTGAAACCGTCGGCGATTGAAGATCACCCGCTGCCCGGCCCGAAAGGTCGTGGAGCGATTCTGCTGCGTTTCGGCGAAGGCCCGGAAGCGCTGGTGGTGGTGATGATGCACCTGGCCCTTGGCGCGCGAACCCGCAGCCTGCAACTGGCCTATATTCGTGAGCTGATCGGTGGCTATAAACACCAAGTGTTGATGGGTGACATGAACACCCACGCCAGCGATCTGCTACAACATTCTCCGTTACGCGATCTCGGCCTGCTGGCCCCGCAGGTGGAAGCGACTTTCCCCAGCTGGCGCCCACAGCGTTGCCTTGATCATATTTTGCTCAGCCCGACCCTGACCCTGGAAAAGGTCGAAGTGCTGGCACAACCGATTTCCGATCACCTGCCGGTCGCGGTAGAGATTCGTCTGCCGGGTTCGCTCACGGCCGATGCATTGCCCGCGTTGAGTCCTGCCCCTCGCGGAACCCCTGAATGA